CTCGTCCAACCGCAGGGTGACGATGCTGTCGCTGGTGAAGTTCGCTTCGACTGATTGCCCGAGCGCGTTCTCAATCTCGGCCACGAGAGTCTCCAAGTCCACCTCGCGTCCGAGACTGCCGCTCCCCATCGTGCTGACCGTCTCCATCTCTACTCCCTGATGGCGTCGATGAACCCGTCCACGTCACCGTACTCGGCCTCGAGCGACTCCAGCCGCTCGTCGGTCACGCGGATGAAGCGGACGGGGAAGCGGTTGCCGTAGTCGAGCAGTTCCTGAACATCGTCGCCGCTCACCGAGACGGAAACCGGGTCATTGAGGAACACGAGCAAGTCCCAATCCCGGTTCTCGCTCTCGTCGGCGTCAAGAATCTCCTCCCGGATGGCGTCGCCCAACTCCGGGTTGTGCTCCTTCCCAGCAACCCTCGCCGCATACTCGTACTCGTTCTCGCGCGTGTAGAAGAGAAGCCAATCGCCCTCATCAATCGATTCCCACGCCGCCTCGATGGACGAGGTGAGACCCCACATGCGAGCGTTGTTTCCTCGGTCGACGTCCGAGTGGTTAGAGTAGAAGCTCCACCCGACACCGTCGAGAACCGTCCGCTCGAAGTACCTGTAGACACCGCCGCCCCGCGTCGCCGGCGCGAGATACAACTTACCGCTCATAACATCCTATAAACGGAAATCATACTTAAGCGGTCAGAAGTCGCTCAACGTCGTGCTTTCGCGGGCCTCTGACACGCCCGCGATGTCGATCACCTCGCGCTCCTCCTCGGCGCGATCAACCAGAACCTCGGTGTGCTGACCGGCGCCCTTCTCTCGCATCGTGATCATCAGCTCGACGGCCTGCTTCACGTCCTCTACCTTGTCCTCCAGCCCCATCGCCGACAGGACGGCCCGATCAAGCTCGTCGCGCTCCTCCTCGACATCCGACGCCTCAGGATCGGGGCCGTGCCGCTTCTCACCCTCGATCAACTCGTCGAACGCCTCGATGATGTCCTCGCGGTCGTCCTCGTCGATCTCGCGAGGGTCTAACAACGGCAAGTCCCGCGCCTCGTACAGCATCAGGTCAATCCTGTCCATCCCCTGACCGCCAGTCCACCTGCCGCCAAGCTCGGCGTTCAGATGCATCAGGCGGGTATTGAGGATGGCGCAGAGCAGCTTCGCGTCGACGCCCGCCTTTGGTTGCACGTTGTAGAACTTGTTCGTGCAGACGCCGTCGCTGTCCGCGGCCCACGAGGCACGGAACGTCCGCCACGTGAACTCCGGCACGAATATCGGCGGGTACGGGAGATCGCCGAGATCGAACCAGATGTCCCTCGACTTCATCGACGCCCGCTCGTGGTACCCCTGATCTTCGCCCCACCCAATGTACTCCACGAGCGTCTCGTGCCCGTTGTCCTTCAACCAGTCCTTCACCCGCGCCTCCTTGTCGGTGGTCATCACCGACTCGTCGTCGCCTGACGCGAACCGCTGCCCGATGTCCGACTGCGCCTCCTCCACGAGATCGTGCAGGTCAACCATCCGCCACTCCTCGCTGATCGGGCCGTCGAAGTCGATCTGCGTGATCTGCCCCGACGCCTTCAGCAGCGGCGTGGTGTACTCCTCGATGCCGAGATCTTCCACGTCCTCCGTCTTCCGGCAGAAAAACGGGTTGGCTCCCGTCTTTTTCCCGTACGAGAGATCGGCCACGTCGGACAGCTCGGTGTCCGTCTCGCCGAGGGCCTCGAAGTAGACTGGCGGCGCGATGAAGAACAGGTTCCATTTGTCCTCGCTGTACAGGTCTTCCTGCGTCCGAGTGACGAGTCGGTACTCGTCGGTGCGAATGATCTGCTCGGCCTCGTAATCGTCCTCGACGATCTCCACGATGTCGTCTATGTCGAGCGACTGCTTCACCCGCAGGAACTTCGTTGTGTTGTTGTCGCGCTCGCTCTGCGTCGGCTGCTTCTCGATGATGAGGACGGTCGAACCGATCAGCGCGTCCTCGAACGCCTGCTTGTCGAACTTGATGACCGCCTTGATCTCGTAGTTGTCGAGGATGAACTCTTGCAAGTCCTCACCGTACGACGTGTCCAGCCACCGGTCACTCGTGATGAAGCCGAGACGGCCACCGTCTCGAAGGAACTCGGTCGCGTGCGTGACGAAGTAGGCGTAGATGTCCGCCTTGCTCGATATATGGTCGGCATCAACGTACGGAAGGTGCCAGCGAACCCGTTCCTTGTCGTCTATGGACTCGTGGCGGATGTACGGCGGATTCCCGACGACTGCATCCATATCGTCCGGAGTCATAATGTACTCCTCGCTGGACTCACCGGACGCATCTCCAACCTCGCCCTCGTACTCTTCGGTGGCCGGAAGCACCTTGAAGAAGTCCTTCACCCGAATCTGCACGTTTTCGGTGTGTGACGAGAGGTCTTGGATGGCGAGGTTGATCGCCGAAAGGTGTGCCGGGAATCGGTTGATGTCGATTCCGTACAGGTCATCGAGGATTCGCGTGTGACTCCCCTGCGGTTTGGCCAGCATCTCGCGCTTCCGGTGGTAGGCCGAGACCGGGAAGCCACCCGAACCGCACGCAGGGTCAAGAACGTCGGCGTTCGCGTCGCGGATGGTGAGCCGCGTGATGAGATCACAGATCGCGGGCGGCGTGTAATACTCGCCCATATCGTGCCGCCTCTCGGCGGGGATCACACCCTCGTAAATCCGCCCGATCACGTCCGAGTCGAACTGCGTTAGGTCTTGATCGTCCAGCTCGATGATGAAGTCGCGGATGCGCCCGGCCACCGGATCGAGCGGAATCTCGCTGAAGACCTCGTCGTGCTCGAAGATGGCCTCGAAGTCAACGTTCTCCACCACGTCGGTGAAGTAGTCCTCCAAGTCCTCCTGCACCCGGTGAATGCTCACCGCCAGCGGCTTCACGTCATCGGCGTACGCATTCGAGTCTTCCAAAATTCGGTAGAAGATGATCTTGTTGACGATGAGGTACGCCGCCTGCTCCGCGAAGTTCTCCTGCACCTCCTCACGCTCGTCATCGTCCATCTCGTCGTACTCGAACCCCTGCGCCTCCACCCACTCGATGAAGTCACTCCGAAAATCCTCGCTCTCCTCGAGGTGGTCAGAGAGTGACGACTGCATCGGCGGCGTGATCTGCTCGTGCAGTGAACGAACCCGCTCGATGAAGGCGTCGTCGAGACTGTCCCACTTCGCCTCACCCTCCTCTAGCCGAGCGATCTCGTCCAGAATCGAGTCCGCGAACTTCTCCAGACTGCTGATCTCGTACGACTTGGTGCTCCGCTCGAGCAGTTGCGCACCCTCCTCGAACGTGTTGAACAGTACGAAGCGGTCACCGTTGAACGTCGCGAAGTACCGCGAGCCGATCTGCGCCGCGTAGGAGAACGCCTGCTTGATGACCTTCGGCGAGTAGGGGTCAATCTCCCGCTTGTTGCTCCCCTCCGGCTTCTTCGCCTCGATGGTCAGTACCGGCTCGTCGTCATCGTCGAAGACGATCAGGTCAGCAAAGCCATCGATGCCGTCACCGAACTCTGGGGAAACCGTCCCGTAAGTCCTGTTGCCCCGTCTTGGCCCGTCCTCGATCGCGTTCTGGAGATGGTGGTAAAGATCGAAGTGGATGGCGGCCTCGCTCATATCACCCATCTGCACAGTCCACCATTTAAGTTGTTTCGCAGAAAGTCGATGACAGATGGAGGACATCCCGCAAACGGCCGACGAACCCTACTCGCGGGGAGACGAGGTGCGGGTCTACCTCGGCCCCGACGATCCCGACTCGCGCCACCACGGGAAGACCGGGACGGTCGTTGATGTCCTCGAAGACTCTTTCGCCGAGGAAACCGAGCGCAATCTGGACTCATACTCGTACAGGATCGAAGTGGACGGTCGGGAACTCGACGTGTGGTTCCGCCATCGAGACCTCGTGCCGGAGACCGGGTGAAGATGGGGCGGAAAGCATCAATCTTCGTCAGAGTTTGGGGGAGACTCCTCCTCTACGGCACACTCCTCATCGGCGGTGCCGTGGCAGCCACCGGTGTGATAATGATCTTCTTCGTTTGGCCGTGGCTGACGGGTGCCTACCTGCACGGTGGCGTGAGCAACCTGCTGGCGGAGCAGCGGGTGATACCCTCCCCGTGGCCCATCGTCGGCTGGGCCTGGCTTCTCGTCGCCATCACAGGCGGGATCGCCCTCTATCAGACGCTCACCCTTGGAGACGACGACGGAGATGAGTGGGACGACGTGGAGCTGGAGCAACTGGGATGTTGTACGAGCTGTGGGGCCGAAATAGAACGACTCGTCGAGCAGGAGAGGAACACGGCGTACGACGAGGCCGTGAGAAAGTGCCCCGAGTGCGACGCCATCCTCGGAGTTGTCGGCACCACCGCGTGACCGCCGAGGACGCGTCGGAGTGTCCCACGAGCTCTATTCGTACTCGCTTTCCGGGCCGAAAATCTTCGGCGTCGCCAATCTGTCCTGCCACTCCGGCTCCACGCCCAACTCCCTCAGGATCACGAACATCACCATCTTCCGCATATCGACCAGAATGTCGTTGTTATTCTTCAAACGCGCCTCCTCGATGTGATGCAACACCTTGTTCCGGATTCCCCTCGCCTCGATGACAATCTCCTCCACCTCATCCATATCGAATCCCAAGTCCAAGTGCTCCACGTAGTCAAGTATCTTGACCTTCGAGCTGTCCTCGTAAATGTCGTTTCTGCCGAGCAACCACCTCAAGTGCCGCAACTGCGCGTCCGTGAACTCGTCCTCGAAGCCGTCCAACACAAACTCCCGAATCCTGGTCTGCTCACCCTCGTCAAACAGGGTCTCGCCGCGGGTCTTCTTAGTGCGATTGTAGTGCTTGTTTGCGTTCGCCTCCAGCACCATCCACAGACACGTGTGCTTCAACGCCATCACGTTGCTCGCCTCTGCCTCCAAGAACATCGAGATGTTCCTGAACACGTCTCTCCTGTCCGGCTCGCTTAGCTCATCCAACGTCTCCAAGGCCACCTCCACCAACGCCCCGATGTTTGCGTTCCAGCTTATCCCGCCTTCATAAACCGCCCTCACGAACCGCATCTGCGTGTTGTCCAGCGGGAACTGATACGTGCTCATCCGCCGAACTTTGTCAGGCGAACCCTCCGGGTGGTACGTGTCCCACCGCACGTCTCGACTCTGGAAAAACGAGTAAACGTACGTCAAGCATTCCGCCAGCTCCCTCGCCCGCTCCTCCTCGGCCTCAATGAAGCAGATGGCCGTCCGCCAGTACCCCGTCCTGTACTTGCTGCCGTCTTCAGTGCGCTCCTCTTCGAACCCTTCGACGCCCTCTATCGGTTCGATGCGGATCGGGAACGAGTCGCTGTCGTACACCTCATCTCTCGGAATGTACAGGTTCTGCATCTCGAAAACGTATGTTTCCATTTATACGGGAAATAGCAGATTGTGAAATATTACTGGTTTCGGTCCTCCACTTGTCGACAGGACTTTCCCACGACAGTTTGTCGAGCGTTCACCACACAGGGTAGCTGTCTTACGGATTCTTTGAATTATGATATTGCTGAGGATGCGTTCCACCATCTTCAGGAACACGAGACAACCCCACTCGAACATTAATATCTCTGGTTTCTCTGCGAAACCATATCTCTCGCAGTCCGTAAAACAACGCTTCTGAACACCTGCTTGTCGAACTGGCTGTCGGAGGTGGTAGTAGTCGATAGAATTCTTTCCAAGCCCGTCAGGTGTGATCGTCTTCAAAGCGCCCCTCATCCAAATATGATCTCAGACCCAGTGGATATTCTCGATGACCTGGCTGACCAGGTCGCCGAGGAATTCGAGGCGTACAGACAGCCGGACGAGTCCAAGGATGTCTCACTCGTGCTCAAGAACAACGACGAGGAGCGTTCGACGCTGATCGTCCACCTCGGTAGGGAGATTGCGGAGTCCCTTGCCGACCGCATTGATGAGTTCCTCCGCGAGCACGGAGCTCGAACTGAACGGGAACGACACTCAGCTACGGATGTCCGTGTGTTAGCGACGGTCGACTGACATCGCCCCTCCAATTTTTCGACTGACTGCAAGCGCCGCTGAAGGGCCCTATCTTCCCTTCCGAGCAAGGGGGTCCCGACCGCTTCAGCTCAGGTGGTTAATCTGTGCAGACAGATACTCTTGGAGAGCGGTGACCGTTTCTTCTGAGACTGCTGAGGCCCCGAAGTCACTCCGAAATCCGTGTTTGAGTTCGTCACTCTCCAAGATCTCCAGTCCACGCTCAAGCTGCTCTCGTAGCGCATCGTCGTCCCCTCGCCGAAGGTGAGGCGTGACAGCGTCGAGATCGATTTCTTCTGCGACTGCCAGGACGTCTCGGAGGTCCGTTTCTCTGCCGCTGTGGAGCTTTGCCGCCACGAGGACGGCCCCATCGATCACTCTGGCTGTCGTCGTCACTGTGCCTCCGCTCACCTCCTGTTGGTGGCTGTGGTCGTACAGGTAGTCGAACGACCACTGTGCCTTCGTCTGGCGACACGCGAGTCCGTTCACCAGGAGATCGAAGCCGATCGGCTGCTGCGGCGTGAGCCGCTTCTCGTACTCGATTACTTCGGTGTCGTAGAACCATTCTTTGGCGTGGCTGTCCGTTTTCTCGAATCCCCGCTGTTCGAGGAACTCGACGAAGTCAGCTTTGGAATCCGGCGCGACGACGATATCGAGATCCGTGGAGAAGCGAGCATTGAACGCTGAGACAGCGTAGCCGCCAACAAGAACGTACTCGTGACCCTGTTGGGTGAGCTCCTCGAGCAGCTCGATGAGTGCGTCACTTCGGTTGTTGAAGCTCATGGCTCTGCCCGTTCAGTCTCTCGATACGTGACGCCGAGGTCGAGGTCCTCGTACATCCGGTCGAGCATCGCCAGCGCCGACTGGAACTGGGCGTAGTTCTCGCGCATATACTCGATTGTCTCTGCTCTCGGGATCACCGGGTACCCTTCGACGTACTCGATATCGAGTGACGTGCGTGGCTCGAGGACGATCTGCAGCGGACCGTCCAACTCGTCTCCGGGCTGTCGCTCGAAAGCAGTGGGGAGGTCGAACGACTCGAAAAACGCCTCCCAGGCGTCGACGTCCTGCTCACGAACAGCGAGGAACAGTGGATAGTCATCCGGATTCCGCCCTACTTGGTAGCCGCCTTGGGTCCACACGTAGACGGCGTCGATCCGCGTAAACGCGAACGGCCAGTCGCCGAACTGTGGGATAACATAGGTTTCCTCGATGGAGGGTGGACTGACGCCGGCGCTGGCAGCGACGAGATCGAGCGCTGCGTCGCGTACGCGCTCGTCGACGACAGTGAGGCCGTCGTCATAGGAAACGTAGCCTGCGTCTTCCAGCCGATTGACGGCCTGTCTCACTGTCTCGTAGGGCGTGTGGAGGTGTTGGGCGACACGGCGGATTGAGTCACCACTCTCGATGGCGAGGATGACCTGCGCCGCGGTGTCGTCGAGCACCTCATACATCTGGTGGTTACCAATAATCCGGTAACAGTTAAAAGTCTTACTAGAGGACGGGGTAGACGGCTCTGTCTGAGTTCTATCACTCGGGATTCTCCCATTGAATGACTGAAGAATGTAGATATCATAGCCAATCTGCATAATGTGGATAATGTATATAATGCAAATTGGACTTCTTCAATTGGTTCGTGTGGGTGGCAAAGATTGCGATGAATACGTATGAAATGCTGATAATCTAAATTATGTAGATTGCGTAGGGTCGACGGTGAGTATGCCAATTGGGATTGTGCCAACAATCTACGTAATGTACAAAATGTAGATTGTGTAGATGGCGTACGCAAT
The sequence above is a segment of the Halobaculum roseum genome. Coding sequences within it:
- a CDS encoding restriction endonuclease subunit M, whose translation is MSEAAIHFDLYHHLQNAIEDGPRRGNRTYGTVSPEFGDGIDGFADLIVFDDDDEPVLTIEAKKPEGSNKREIDPYSPKVIKQAFSYAAQIGSRYFATFNGDRFVLFNTFEEGAQLLERSTKSYEISSLEKFADSILDEIARLEEGEAKWDSLDDAFIERVRSLHEQITPPMQSSLSDHLEESEDFRSDFIEWVEAQGFEYDEMDDDEREEVQENFAEQAAYLIVNKIIFYRILEDSNAYADDVKPLAVSIHRVQEDLEDYFTDVVENVDFEAIFEHDEVFSEIPLDPVAGRIRDFIIELDDQDLTQFDSDVIGRIYEGVIPAERRHDMGEYYTPPAICDLITRLTIRDANADVLDPACGSGGFPVSAYHRKREMLAKPQGSHTRILDDLYGIDINRFPAHLSAINLAIQDLSSHTENVQIRVKDFFKVLPATEEYEGEVGDASGESSEEYIMTPDDMDAVVGNPPYIRHESIDDKERVRWHLPYVDADHISSKADIYAYFVTHATEFLRDGGRLGFITSDRWLDTSYGEDLQEFILDNYEIKAVIKFDKQAFEDALIGSTVLIIEKQPTQSERDNNTTKFLRVKQSLDIDDIVEIVEDDYEAEQIIRTDEYRLVTRTQEDLYSEDKWNLFFIAPPVYFEALGETDTELSDVADLSYGKKTGANPFFCRKTEDVEDLGIEEYTTPLLKASGQITQIDFDGPISEEWRMVDLHDLVEEAQSDIGQRFASGDDESVMTTDKEARVKDWLKDNGHETLVEYIGWGEDQGYHERASMKSRDIWFDLGDLPYPPIFVPEFTWRTFRASWAADSDGVCTNKFYNVQPKAGVDAKLLCAILNTRLMHLNAELGGRWTGGQGMDRIDLMLYEARDLPLLDPREIDEDDREDIIEAFDELIEGEKRHGPDPEASDVEEERDELDRAVLSAMGLEDKVEDVKQAVELMITMREKGAGQHTEVLVDRAEEEREVIDIAGVSEARESTTLSDF
- a CDS encoding nucleotidyltransferase family protein codes for the protein MSFNNRSDALIELLEELTQQGHEYVLVGGYAVSAFNARFSTDLDIVVAPDSKADFVEFLEQRGFEKTDSHAKEWFYDTEVIEYEKRLTPQQPIGFDLLVNGLACRQTKAQWSFDYLYDHSHQQEVSGGTVTTTARVIDGAVLVAAKLHSGRETDLRDVLAVAEEIDLDAVTPHLRRGDDDALREQLERGLEILESDELKHGFRSDFGASAVSEETVTALQEYLSAQINHLS
- a CDS encoding helix-turn-helix domain-containing protein, which produces MYEVLDDTAAQVILAIESGDSIRRVAQHLHTPYETVRQAVNRLEDAGYVSYDDGLTVVDERVRDAALDLVAASAGVSPPSIEETYVIPQFGDWPFAFTRIDAVYVWTQGGYQVGRNPDDYPLFLAVREQDVDAWEAFFESFDLPTAFERQPGDELDGPLQIVLEPRTSLDIEYVEGYPVIPRAETIEYMRENYAQFQSALAMLDRMYEDLDLGVTYRETERAEP